One region of Carassius gibelio isolate Cgi1373 ecotype wild population from Czech Republic chromosome A1, carGib1.2-hapl.c, whole genome shotgun sequence genomic DNA includes:
- the LOC127942916 gene encoding interleukin-10 receptor subunit beta-like isoform X1 — MSAKLCLWALIFFVIKDVHPNYAEANVAAPQNVMVTSVNMAAVVEWTSPHNPMRNVTYTARYILKNNVSSICVNTRELKCDAGRLPSIFGRYIFQVRAEDQGMFSKWVDTAIFTPYKHSIIGPPTVHLVIQSNTLDVHVQAPVMKVGKLAEIFSQMSYIIRHWTEGFEEEAVEKTVAETKEDYVKLSIKGLHFWSRYCAQALVIPKGYGNVKHFSTAVCVTNTSVLISCVIAAAILLLLAILAALLIYKVYRFLYPKTNLPELLKNLFVPSFWNAEATHHSAQHKEQHDKISAISEEHLYEELSEKSKISEDKDSGLSSVLGPIQEVEEDYKLLVNINHAPIFYSNHLYPLCLKNSLFTHSNSPCFEGSTSTQSCYYNIADASSEPSISEGVC; from the exons AAGCAAATGTGGCTGCACCCCAGAATGTGATGGTGACTTCTGTCAATATGGCTGCAGTTGTTGAATGGACATCTCCACACAATCCCATGAGGAACGTGACATACACGGCAAGATATAT CCTGAAAAACAATGTGTCTTCCATCTGCGTGAACACCAGAGAGCTGAAGTGTGATGCAGGGAGACTGCCATCTATATTTGGGAGGTACATTTTTCAAGTGCGGGCAGAGGATCAAGGAATGTTCTCTAAATGGGTTGATACAGCCATATTTACACCATATAAGCACT CTATCATAGGACCCCCTACTGTGCATCTTGTCATCCAAAGTAATACCTTGGATGTGCACGTCCAAGCTCCAGTGATGAAAGTGGGCAAACTTGCAGAAATTTTTTCTCAAATGTCCTACATCATCAGACATTGGACCGAAGGCTTCGAAGAAGAG GCAGTGGAGAAGACGGTTGCTGAAACCAAAGAAGATTATGTTAAACTGAGTATTAAAGGACTACATTTCTGGAGCAGATATTGTGCTCAGGCCTTGGTGATTCCCAAAGGCTACGGAAATGTCAAACATTTCAGTACTGCCGTATGTGTGACTAACACATCTG tGCTCATCAGCTGTGTGATTGCTGCTGCCATCCTTCTTCTTCTGGCAATCTTGGCCGCTTTGCTGATCTATAAAGTGTACCGATTCCTGTACCCGAAAACCAACCTACCAGAACTTCTCAAG aaTCTATTCGTACCATCATTTTGGAATGCTGAGGCAACCCATCATTCAGCACAGCATAAAGAACAGCATGATAAAATCAGTGCCATATCTGAGGAACATCTATATGAAGAGCTCAGCGAGAAAAGCAAGATTTCCGAGGACAAGGACTCTGGTTTGTCGTCTGTTCTCGGCCCAATTCAAGAGGTGGAAGAGGACTACAAACTCCTGGTGAACATAAATCATGCACCTATTTTTTACTCTAACCATCTCTACCCGTTATGCTTGAAAaactcattatttactcattcaaACAGCCCCTGCTTCGAAGGCTCCACTAGCACTCAGTCTTGTTACTACAACATAGCTGACGCAAGCTCTGAGCCGAGCATCTCTGAGGGTGTTTGCTGA
- the LOC127942916 gene encoding interleukin-10 receptor subunit beta-like isoform X2, with translation MSAKLCLWALIFFVIKDVHPNYAEANVAAPQNVMVTSVNMAAVVEWTSPHNPMRNVTYTARYILKNNVSSICVNTRELKCDAGRLPSIFGRYIFQVRAEDQGMFSKWVDTAIFTPYKHSIIGPPTVHLVIQSNTLDVHVQAPVMKVGKLAEIFSQMSYIIRHWTEGFEEEAVEKTVAETKEDYVKLSIKGLHFWSRYCAQALVIPKGYGNVKHFSTAVCVTNTSVLISCVIAAAILLLLAILAALLIYKVYRFLYPKTNLPELLKNLFVPSFWNAEATHHSAQHKEQHDKISAISEEHLYEELSEKSKISEDKDSGLSSVLGPIQEVEEDYKLLPLLRRLH, from the exons AAGCAAATGTGGCTGCACCCCAGAATGTGATGGTGACTTCTGTCAATATGGCTGCAGTTGTTGAATGGACATCTCCACACAATCCCATGAGGAACGTGACATACACGGCAAGATATAT CCTGAAAAACAATGTGTCTTCCATCTGCGTGAACACCAGAGAGCTGAAGTGTGATGCAGGGAGACTGCCATCTATATTTGGGAGGTACATTTTTCAAGTGCGGGCAGAGGATCAAGGAATGTTCTCTAAATGGGTTGATACAGCCATATTTACACCATATAAGCACT CTATCATAGGACCCCCTACTGTGCATCTTGTCATCCAAAGTAATACCTTGGATGTGCACGTCCAAGCTCCAGTGATGAAAGTGGGCAAACTTGCAGAAATTTTTTCTCAAATGTCCTACATCATCAGACATTGGACCGAAGGCTTCGAAGAAGAG GCAGTGGAGAAGACGGTTGCTGAAACCAAAGAAGATTATGTTAAACTGAGTATTAAAGGACTACATTTCTGGAGCAGATATTGTGCTCAGGCCTTGGTGATTCCCAAAGGCTACGGAAATGTCAAACATTTCAGTACTGCCGTATGTGTGACTAACACATCTG tGCTCATCAGCTGTGTGATTGCTGCTGCCATCCTTCTTCTTCTGGCAATCTTGGCCGCTTTGCTGATCTATAAAGTGTACCGATTCCTGTACCCGAAAACCAACCTACCAGAACTTCTCAAG aaTCTATTCGTACCATCATTTTGGAATGCTGAGGCAACCCATCATTCAGCACAGCATAAAGAACAGCATGATAAAATCAGTGCCATATCTGAGGAACATCTATATGAAGAGCTCAGCGAGAAAAGCAAGATTTCCGAGGACAAGGACTCTGGTTTGTCGTCTGTTCTCGGCCCAATTCAAGAGGTGGAAGAGGACTACAAACTCCTG CCCCTGCTTCGAAGGCTCCACTAG